A part of Pectobacterium cacticida genomic DNA contains:
- a CDS encoding Gfo/Idh/MocA family oxidoreductase, with product MKKKYAVVGTGGRAGLYLESIARDYSDQGQFVAFCDTNQTRMNYANKIIHKYGHDIVPTYHAEQFEQMIAETKPDIVIVTSIDRTHHQYIIRAMELGCDVISEKPMTIDEEKCQAIIDAIQRTGRKLRVTFNYRYAPHHSKVRELLAAGLIGEVYSIHFEWLLNTEHGADYFRRWHRDKRNSGGLLVHKSTHHFDLVNFWLNSEPETVYAQGDLRFYGKANAEERGVTTFYSRSHNSAAAENDPFALHMNQSEQLTALYLDAEHEDGYFRDKSVFDDGINIEDVLGVVVRYKNKAIMTYSLNAYLPWEGLNVVFNGSKGRLEMKLVEKSYVNGGGKKEDEGALNECEIKVYPMFNEPYSVPVEFKAGGHGGGDRVMLNDLFGTPEPDPLHRAADYRDGAMSILTGIAANRSLRTELPVKISDLAVDLKRGN from the coding sequence ATGAAAAAGAAATATGCCGTCGTGGGGACAGGAGGCCGAGCGGGCCTTTATCTGGAATCGATTGCGAGGGACTACAGTGATCAAGGGCAATTTGTGGCTTTTTGCGATACCAACCAGACGCGAATGAATTACGCCAATAAAATTATTCATAAATATGGGCACGATATTGTGCCGACCTATCATGCTGAGCAGTTTGAACAGATGATTGCGGAAACTAAGCCCGATATTGTTATCGTGACATCTATCGATCGGACGCATCATCAATATATTATCCGGGCGATGGAATTAGGCTGTGATGTTATCAGTGAAAAACCGATGACCATCGATGAAGAAAAATGTCAGGCGATTATTGATGCAATTCAACGTACTGGACGCAAATTACGTGTGACCTTTAATTATCGCTATGCGCCACATCATAGTAAAGTTCGTGAACTGCTGGCTGCCGGTTTGATTGGCGAAGTTTATTCTATACATTTCGAGTGGTTGCTAAATACCGAACATGGCGCTGATTATTTCCGTCGTTGGCATCGTGATAAACGTAACAGTGGCGGGCTGCTCGTGCATAAATCAACACATCATTTTGATCTGGTAAATTTTTGGCTGAATAGCGAACCTGAAACGGTTTATGCACAGGGTGATTTACGTTTTTACGGTAAAGCTAATGCTGAAGAACGTGGGGTTACTACGTTCTATTCACGCTCCCATAATAGCGCCGCGGCGGAAAATGATCCTTTTGCACTACATATGAATCAAAGCGAACAACTTACGGCACTGTATTTAGACGCCGAACATGAAGATGGTTATTTCCGGGATAAGAGCGTGTTCGATGACGGTATCAATATTGAGGATGTCTTGGGTGTAGTCGTACGTTATAAAAATAAGGCCATCATGACTTACTCCCTCAATGCATATTTACCCTGGGAAGGGTTGAATGTGGTGTTTAATGGCAGTAAAGGCCGGTTAGAAATGAAACTGGTAGAAAAATCTTACGTAAATGGCGGCGGAAAGAAAGAAGATGAAGGGGCGCTGAATGAATGCGAAATAAAGGTTTACCCCATGTTCAACGAACCGTATAGCGTCCCTGTCGAGTTTAAAGCGGGTGGGCACGGCGGCGGCGATCGGGTCATGTTAAACGATCTCTTTGGTACGCCTGAACCCGATCCATTACATCGCGCGGCGGACTACCGTGATGGCGCGATGTCTATTTTAACCGGTATTGCAGCCAATCGCTCGCTACGTACCGAATTGCCGGTAAAAATCAGCGATCTGGCGGTAGATCTGAAAAGGGGAAATTAA
- a CDS encoding putative virulence factor, which yields MKRLTPKQFSTQLHSRLQSIALGSEQAIDWVETTRQNAPRLDIEADRLIVKLRRNRNKAQHLADVVLKDIAIGFFGLSQAGKCYLISSLAGGENGTLETSFEGQQLNVTEHIAPPDRPTSLVIRYSRQSGVKNKSFPVQLQLLSELDIGKIMASAYLNDLNQEAEFEELDERYIAEHVNTLLMHRQPDHVEGMTRDDVVALWDYLVRHDAKRQKQLEAQFWPVAMELAPYLTVDDRAQLFSLLWGESPSLSAAYRHFSHTLQHLSSALKLLVPLQTLVDDALSPVKGLIDGSALERLHCTDDPSVLVRPIHNGRAGKTTELSLAELTMLTAELLIPLHSSPKEALFEQVDVLDFPGFGDVNEAQYDPPATAYSLAQTLLRAKRAYLLERYTDKHEMNVLMVCSAAGARSGVKAVGKALDHWVKQTQGENAQVRSHRKPGLIWAVTRYDRRVTHGQHYDAAVQRYVGNPGDTWGTMLAMDKRGVARMASWLGTEVHREVKLGRISEQLNELQRELSDNLLGNWYLPADVDDPAEKQRIAETLLKSLQTRTGVHGELLERLLPARDELRRLYLHQQEASYGDLHAEVDDQLASSVGRDQFGIGIEIDLFADEPDAIDQPPLPISPDHGYEADYAHRVYRYWINHLRNLPENAPLIGLLNVPKSTVEMLVEELITGSIRLRIEDALVDMLVDSEPLGINRENKADRQVSRVLTILGDFVAWLGFQQLDESLRPASRINRGQPIFAKPEKQAVSFGASQRLTKLSLTPINNTAFYIYDWLVGLNEMIIQNAGYSAAREVNAEQREQLGAILNLIKPTE from the coding sequence ATGAAACGATTAACGCCTAAACAGTTTTCTACTCAGCTTCACTCTCGGTTACAGTCCATCGCGCTAGGGAGTGAACAGGCCATCGACTGGGTAGAAACCACTCGCCAAAATGCACCACGTCTGGATATCGAAGCCGATCGTCTGATCGTAAAATTGCGCCGTAACCGGAACAAAGCGCAGCATCTCGCCGATGTCGTCCTAAAGGACATTGCCATCGGCTTTTTTGGTCTGTCTCAAGCGGGTAAATGCTATCTGATTTCGTCGCTGGCCGGGGGTGAAAACGGTACACTTGAAACCTCGTTTGAAGGCCAACAACTGAATGTTACCGAACACATTGCCCCACCAGATCGGCCGACTTCACTTGTCATTCGCTATAGTCGGCAATCGGGAGTAAAGAACAAATCTTTTCCCGTGCAGTTGCAACTACTCAGCGAGCTGGATATTGGCAAAATCATGGCCAGCGCGTATTTAAACGACCTCAATCAAGAGGCCGAGTTTGAAGAGCTGGATGAACGCTACATCGCCGAGCACGTTAACACGCTGTTGATGCATCGCCAGCCTGATCACGTTGAAGGAATGACCCGTGATGATGTTGTCGCGCTTTGGGACTATCTCGTGCGTCACGATGCTAAGCGGCAAAAACAGTTAGAGGCGCAGTTCTGGCCGGTGGCGATGGAATTAGCCCCCTACCTCACCGTTGACGATCGCGCCCAGCTATTCTCCTTATTATGGGGAGAATCGCCTTCCCTGAGCGCCGCTTATCGGCATTTCAGCCATACGTTGCAACACTTATCAAGCGCACTTAAGCTGCTAGTACCACTGCAAACACTCGTAGATGATGCACTAAGCCCGGTGAAGGGATTAATTGACGGTTCCGCATTGGAACGCCTGCACTGCACCGACGATCCCAGTGTGCTGGTGCGACCGATTCACAATGGTCGAGCAGGGAAAACAACGGAGCTTTCGCTGGCAGAATTAACCATGCTAACGGCAGAACTGTTGATCCCTTTGCACTCATCGCCGAAAGAGGCACTCTTCGAGCAGGTTGATGTATTGGATTTCCCCGGTTTTGGCGACGTCAATGAAGCACAGTACGATCCACCCGCCACGGCCTATTCTCTGGCGCAAACGCTATTACGTGCAAAGCGCGCCTATCTGCTAGAACGCTATACCGATAAGCACGAAATGAATGTGCTGATGGTATGCAGCGCTGCGGGTGCGCGGAGCGGTGTCAAAGCCGTCGGTAAAGCATTGGATCATTGGGTTAAGCAGACTCAGGGCGAGAATGCACAGGTGCGTAGCCACCGTAAGCCGGGGTTGATTTGGGCCGTGACGCGTTACGATCGCCGTGTCACGCATGGACAGCATTACGATGCCGCGGTACAGCGCTATGTGGGTAACCCTGGCGACACGTGGGGAACCATGCTGGCGATGGACAAGCGCGGTGTCGCGCGTATGGCGAGCTGGCTGGGTACTGAAGTCCACCGTGAAGTCAAACTTGGGCGCATTAGTGAACAGCTTAACGAGCTTCAGCGCGAGCTCAGTGATAATTTGCTGGGTAACTGGTATCTGCCCGCTGATGTTGACGATCCAGCGGAAAAACAGCGTATCGCAGAAACCTTACTCAAATCGCTTCAAACCCGCACCGGCGTGCATGGCGAACTGTTAGAACGGCTTCTTCCCGCACGCGATGAACTCCGCCGTCTATACCTGCATCAGCAAGAGGCCAGCTATGGCGATCTTCACGCCGAGGTTGACGATCAGTTAGCGTCATCAGTAGGGCGCGATCAATTTGGTATCGGAATTGAAATCGATCTGTTTGCCGATGAGCCGGACGCGATTGACCAGCCTCCCCTCCCTATTTCCCCCGATCACGGCTATGAGGCTGATTATGCGCATCGTGTTTATCGTTACTGGATTAACCACTTACGCAATTTGCCGGAAAATGCGCCGCTCATTGGCCTACTCAACGTACCAAAATCAACGGTCGAAATGCTGGTTGAAGAATTGATAACGGGCAGTATCCGTTTGCGGATAGAAGATGCCCTGGTCGATATGCTGGTCGATAGTGAACCGCTGGGCATCAACCGGGAAAATAAAGCCGATCGCCAGGTTTCACGCGTGCTCACCATCCTCGGCGATTTTGTCGCCTGGCTTGGTTTCCAGCAACTTGATGAATCCCTGCGCCCGGCCAGCCGTATCAACCGCGGACAGCCTATTTTTGCTAAGCCCGAAAAACAGGCGGTAAGTTTTGGCGCGTCGCAACGCCTGACCAAGTTGTCACTGACGCCTATCAACAATACGGCATTCTACATCTATGACTGGCTCGTTGGGCTGAATGAAATGATTATCCAGAACGCTGGCTATTCTGCTGCACGTGAAGTCAATGCGGAGCAACGTGAGCAATTAGGCGCGATTCTGAACCTTATTAAACCCACTGAATAA
- a CDS encoding SrfA family protein gives MARLFLRSGRLDDFLALGENGQPVYTSALQLRETLRLRKQQQIADCLAIPQANEDGDRIDWYSPIDGQVTSWIAASEEAREKALALLETYQATVDDISERAQQSDKAGQKLFGVLLAKAIQFPGANHVYLVDGKPVLTFWGFVNLDKKSRLDALDCLRPMIKEVTPPLSAADQVLTPSRTADTPAPQTITLPEPVDPTPASIATVPAEPSQTPFFRLWWLVPAIALIAILLLQIRGCVSDQHDQPIADDAVMVKPEKRVLSSSVSQESVPQQASTPVAPIAEKQHEQAAAPVLPAPEPVIPAPPPIDVKPAEATVIAEANVPEKVKAPEKPSTEPTVAPVPATTASKEALVMPAESVKIGSVAFLNGNWHVNIDGKAPVVGKPPSLRYQIKNGKGTARITHGDGVTCRAQIEAGLMSSGNLIINSRSSARCSDNSRFQMPELVCKQGASGAAAECIGRYNADTVFPMTITRESK, from the coding sequence GTGGCAAGATTATTTTTACGTAGTGGACGTTTGGATGATTTTCTGGCGCTGGGCGAAAACGGGCAGCCAGTTTACACATCAGCCCTTCAACTGCGAGAAACGTTGCGTCTCAGAAAACAGCAACAGATTGCCGATTGTCTGGCGATACCTCAAGCTAACGAGGATGGCGATCGTATTGACTGGTATTCGCCGATTGATGGGCAAGTTACTTCCTGGATTGCCGCGAGTGAAGAAGCGCGAGAAAAAGCGTTAGCGCTGCTGGAAACCTATCAAGCCACCGTGGATGACATTAGCGAACGCGCACAACAGTCGGATAAAGCCGGACAAAAACTTTTTGGCGTGCTACTGGCGAAAGCCATACAGTTCCCAGGGGCGAATCACGTCTATTTGGTTGATGGTAAACCGGTTTTAACGTTCTGGGGTTTCGTTAACCTCGATAAAAAATCGCGCCTCGATGCATTAGATTGCCTACGCCCGATGATCAAAGAGGTGACGCCACCCTTAAGTGCTGCCGATCAGGTCTTAACCCCATCGCGTACCGCGGACACACCAGCCCCCCAGACTATCACTTTGCCCGAACCGGTAGACCCGACGCCAGCGTCGATAGCCACGGTGCCTGCCGAACCGTCACAAACGCCCTTCTTCCGCCTATGGTGGCTAGTGCCTGCGATTGCGCTGATCGCTATTTTGTTATTGCAGATACGCGGCTGCGTTTCAGATCAACATGACCAGCCCATCGCTGACGACGCGGTTATGGTCAAACCGGAGAAGCGCGTCTTGTCTTCTTCCGTGTCGCAAGAATCGGTACCCCAGCAGGCCAGTACACCGGTCGCGCCCATTGCCGAAAAACAGCATGAGCAAGCGGCTGCACCTGTTCTCCCTGCTCCCGAGCCAGTCATTCCCGCGCCGCCACCTATCGATGTCAAGCCAGCAGAAGCTACGGTAATTGCCGAAGCAAATGTACCAGAGAAAGTTAAGGCGCCAGAGAAGCCGTCAACGGAACCCACCGTAGCACCGGTGCCAGCGACGACAGCGAGCAAAGAAGCGCTTGTTATGCCCGCCGAGTCGGTAAAAATCGGTTCAGTCGCCTTTTTAAACGGCAATTGGCACGTCAATATTGATGGCAAAGCGCCGGTGGTCGGTAAGCCGCCTAGCCTGCGCTACCAGATTAAAAATGGCAAAGGGACAGCCCGTATCACCCACGGTGACGGCGTCACTTGTCGCGCCCAAATTGAGGCTGGATTAATGAGTTCCGGTAATCTGATTATTAATAGTCGCTCTAGCGCCCGCTGTTCCGATAATTCCCGCTTCCAAATGCCGGAATTGGTCTGTAAGCAAGGCGCTTCCGGCGCAGCGGCGGAATGTATTGGTCGGTATAACGCAGACACCGTTTTTCCGATGACGATAACGCGCGAGAGTAAATAA
- a CDS encoding expansin EXLX1 family cellulose-binding protein, producing the protein MNKVTLLTLSTLCIIPLINTAHAQWELDDICYGYATATGSGYQGGALLLDPIPQNMEIAALNPNQLNYRGVRTSLAGAYLKVNGPKGSTVVYVTDLYPEGGDCALDLSFNAFEKIGDLRDGIINIDWTLIEAPVKGNVIYRIKEGSNPYWAAVQFRNTKYPVIEMKYWRDNQWIAAQKTDYNHFIIEHVGMNDIPIEFTDVKGNVLSDTLPPMSQSTSSAYLITGNVQL; encoded by the coding sequence ATGAATAAAGTAACCCTATTAACCTTATCTACATTATGTATTATTCCGCTAATTAATACTGCCCATGCTCAGTGGGAATTAGACGATATCTGTTATGGGTATGCTACCGCGACGGGTTCAGGCTACCAGGGTGGCGCACTTCTGCTAGACCCTATCCCGCAGAATATGGAAATTGCGGCGTTAAACCCGAATCAGTTGAATTATCGTGGCGTTAGAACGTCATTAGCTGGTGCTTACTTAAAAGTGAATGGGCCTAAAGGCAGTACGGTCGTTTATGTTACTGACCTCTATCCTGAAGGCGGTGATTGCGCCTTAGATCTATCATTTAATGCTTTTGAAAAAATAGGCGATCTAAGAGATGGAATAATTAATATAGATTGGACATTGATCGAAGCGCCGGTAAAAGGTAACGTTATTTACCGTATAAAAGAAGGGTCAAACCCCTATTGGGCGGCGGTACAATTCAGGAATACAAAATACCCGGTAATCGAGATGAAATATTGGCGTGACAATCAGTGGATTGCGGCACAAAAAACCGATTACAACCACTTTATTATTGAACACGTCGGTATGAACGATATTCCGATTGAATTCACTGATGTAAAAGGCAATGTTCTAAGTGATACTTTGCCGCCGATGTCACAAAGTACGTCATCCGCTTACCTGATCACGGGCAACGTCCAGCTTTAA
- the fhuE gene encoding ferric-rhodotorulic acid/ferric-coprogen receptor FhuE — MSFTPLTGKTARKPKLTRSLLATCMTVALFPSTSFASETQQDETITVHARTQNGSDTQANDYNVPVTSAGTKMPMVQRDIPQSVTIISKQRFQDQQLDTLNDVLKNTTGITEFNSGANRSNFYSRGFLIDNYQIDGVPALIEQDWNIGDTLSDTAIYDRIEVVRGATGLMTGAGSPAASINMIRKRADSKAFVGNLSASYGSWNKQRYVADLSAPLTESGNVRGRIVAGYQDGDSWLDHYRSQKKFLYGVIDADLTDSTTFSVGYDYQETHIAGATWGGLPTFYLDGSKTRYDRRTNISPDWAYNDSDSKKVFATLKQHFDNGWQFNLSGTHTEATMDSKLLYIDGYFDKTTGIGVGPYVGYDLLGGTGYNTAKRKENAIDAYVSGPYELFGRQHTMMAGVSYIRQNDRYIGTSTSFTSAEVGDFNNWGNYPEPKWSAQTLAQDNTIHQKSAYMATRFSLADPLHLIVGARYTKYSADTLTQHTEKNNITPYSGLVYDINDTYSAYASYTSIFKPQTYRNASGAYLSPVIGKSYETGIKGDWNNSRVTASLAVFRIEQDHLGATDYALVPGSNDYAYYEQDGTVSKGIEFEINGAVTDNLQMTFGATRYIAKDGEGAGLNTTQPRTSLKLFTSYRLPMLQDITVGGGVNWQTHTWDNVAGPNGSSTLYAEQGSYALVNLFGRYRITKQLSVQANLNNLFDKTYNINVGRNTVYGEPRNISFSANYSF; from the coding sequence ATGTCTTTCACGCCATTAACGGGCAAAACAGCCCGAAAACCAAAACTTACACGCTCGCTGCTGGCAACATGTATGACTGTTGCTTTGTTTCCATCGACTTCATTTGCCTCTGAGACTCAGCAAGATGAGACCATTACGGTACATGCCAGAACTCAGAACGGGAGTGATACTCAGGCCAATGATTACAATGTGCCCGTCACTTCAGCAGGGACCAAAATGCCGATGGTTCAGCGCGACATTCCGCAATCTGTCACTATCATTAGTAAACAGCGTTTCCAGGATCAGCAGTTGGATACGCTGAATGATGTCCTGAAAAATACGACCGGCATTACCGAATTTAATTCAGGTGCTAACCGCAGCAATTTTTACTCACGCGGATTTTTAATTGATAACTATCAAATTGATGGTGTTCCTGCCCTGATAGAACAAGACTGGAATATCGGTGACACGCTATCTGATACCGCGATCTATGATCGCATCGAAGTGGTTCGTGGCGCTACCGGCCTGATGACCGGTGCAGGCAGCCCAGCTGCGTCGATAAATATGATCCGTAAGCGTGCGGACAGTAAAGCATTCGTAGGCAATCTTTCCGCCAGTTATGGCAGTTGGAATAAGCAGCGTTATGTTGCCGATCTTTCTGCTCCTCTTACTGAATCCGGAAATGTGCGGGGACGCATTGTGGCCGGTTATCAGGACGGTGACAGTTGGCTGGATCATTACCGCAGTCAAAAGAAATTCCTGTATGGCGTAATAGATGCAGACCTGACTGACTCCACCACCTTTTCCGTTGGATATGATTACCAAGAAACCCACATTGCTGGTGCAACCTGGGGGGGATTGCCAACCTTCTACCTCGATGGCAGCAAAACCCGTTATGATCGACGCACCAACATTTCACCAGATTGGGCGTATAACGATAGTGATTCGAAGAAAGTCTTTGCCACTCTTAAACAGCATTTTGATAATGGTTGGCAGTTCAACCTAAGCGGTACACATACAGAAGCTACTATGGACAGCAAGCTACTGTACATTGATGGTTACTTCGATAAAACGACGGGTATTGGTGTTGGCCCCTACGTGGGCTATGACCTGTTAGGTGGGACGGGTTATAACACTGCCAAGCGCAAAGAAAACGCCATTGATGCCTATGTTAGCGGCCCCTATGAGCTGTTTGGACGGCAGCATACGATGATGGCCGGTGTGTCATATATTCGCCAGAACGATCGGTATATCGGGACATCAACCAGTTTTACTTCAGCAGAGGTGGGAGATTTTAATAACTGGGGTAATTATCCGGAACCCAAGTGGAGTGCCCAGACCTTGGCACAGGACAACACCATCCATCAGAAGTCAGCCTATATGGCTACACGGTTCTCTCTAGCCGATCCTCTGCACCTTATTGTTGGTGCCCGCTATACAAAATATAGTGCCGACACACTGACACAACATACTGAAAAAAATAATATCACGCCATATTCTGGGCTCGTGTATGACATCAATGATACTTACTCTGCTTACGCCAGTTATACGTCAATCTTTAAGCCCCAGACTTATCGTAATGCCAGCGGCGCTTATCTTTCGCCCGTTATCGGCAAAAGCTACGAGACGGGGATCAAAGGAGACTGGAATAACAGCCGGGTGACCGCCTCGCTGGCAGTGTTCCGTATTGAGCAGGATCATCTTGGCGCAACAGATTATGCTCTGGTTCCGGGCAGTAATGATTATGCCTACTATGAGCAGGATGGCACGGTCAGCAAAGGTATTGAGTTTGAGATCAATGGTGCGGTGACCGATAATTTGCAGATGACATTCGGTGCGACCCGTTATATTGCTAAGGATGGAGAAGGCGCCGGGCTGAATACGACCCAGCCAAGAACTTCACTGAAACTGTTTACCAGCTATCGTCTGCCTATGCTTCAGGATATTACCGTTGGCGGCGGCGTTAACTGGCAGACACATACTTGGGATAACGTTGCTGGACCTAATGGCTCGAGCACGCTGTATGCTGAACAGGGGAGTTATGCCTTGGTCAATCTGTTCGGCCGCTATCGCATAACGAAACAACTTTCCGTCCAGGCCAATCTGAACAACCTCTTTGACAAAACCTACAATATCAATGTTGGCAGAAACACCGTATATGGTGAACCACGCAATATCTCTTTCTCTGCAAACTACAGCTTCTAA
- a CDS encoding type II toxin-antitoxin system Phd/YefM family antitoxin, which translates to MQTYTSTQARANISTVLDTALNGEPVEITRRDGSAAVLISKAAFEAYQNAKLDAEFDAIMQRHEHTIKALTDR; encoded by the coding sequence ATGCAAACCTACACCTCCACACAGGCCAGAGCCAATATTTCCACGGTACTGGATACCGCGTTAAATGGTGAGCCGGTTGAAATCACCCGTCGCGACGGGAGCGCTGCCGTGCTTATCAGCAAAGCAGCCTTCGAGGCCTATCAAAATGCCAAACTTGACGCGGAATTTGATGCCATCATGCAACGGCATGAGCACACAATCAAGGCGCTGACTGACCGATGA
- a CDS encoding type II toxin-antitoxin system death-on-curing family toxin — MIWVSAQEVIAFHDRILQRFPGVAGLADPGRAQALIYRVQNRVHYEGVTALFELAATYWVAIARGHIFHDGNKRTAFFVTMTFLWRNGIRIRDVDNSLENLTVEAATGEKSVDQLAQCLRERVDNSGN; from the coding sequence ATGATTTGGGTCAGTGCGCAGGAAGTCATTGCCTTTCACGATCGAATTTTGCAACGTTTTCCCGGTGTGGCAGGTCTGGCTGACCCCGGCAGAGCACAGGCGCTGATTTATCGCGTGCAGAATCGTGTTCACTACGAAGGCGTTACTGCCCTATTTGAACTGGCGGCGACCTACTGGGTTGCCATCGCCCGCGGTCACATCTTTCATGATGGTAATAAACGCACTGCATTTTTCGTTACCATGACCTTTCTTTGGCGCAATGGCATCCGTATTCGTGACGTTGATAACTCGCTGGAAAATCTGACGGTCGAAGCGGCTACCGGCGAAAAATCGGTCGACCAGTTGGCGCAGTGTTTACGTGAACGAGTGGATAATTCCGGGAATTAA
- the yjjJ gene encoding type II toxin-antitoxin system HipA family toxin YjjJ: MSSRSDRIRQLLRNGPMAASQLTNIMDISQPTVSRALKELGDDVIRIGAGPSIQYALRDTYRGFNSAPIYRINENGQIKSLGELIPVHPAGFVMAQADNVYRHSDGLPWWLFDMRPQGYLGRAYASTYASELGLSPNPEDWADADIIKALLAHGHDAVGNLLIGERARNQFLEMPLPTPVDRATHFTTLALAASSGEAPGSSAGGEQPKFCTYTERGHVLVKFTALDDNPVSERWRDLLQAEHLALKVLGVETEVFDFSGQRFLEIPRFDRVGPLGRIGLFSLRALEAEFVGKAREAWPILVNELIKQGYIHPDAAIETARLWAFGMLIGNTDMHHGNLSFISSHGRPYRLAPAYDILPMGFAPKSGGEIVNTLRPATLLDVISGEIWREALELAEHFFALVRDCRCFSANFTPCITALRHHLDEVTSRISRLG, translated from the coding sequence ATGAGCAGCCGATCGGACAGAATACGCCAATTGCTACGTAATGGCCCCATGGCTGCGAGCCAACTAACTAATATAATGGATATTAGCCAGCCTACAGTTTCACGCGCTTTAAAGGAACTGGGTGATGATGTTATCCGAATCGGCGCTGGACCATCTATTCAATATGCTTTGCGCGATACTTATCGCGGGTTTAATTCCGCACCGATTTATCGCATCAACGAAAACGGTCAAATAAAATCATTGGGTGAACTCATTCCAGTTCATCCCGCCGGATTTGTCATGGCGCAGGCTGATAATGTGTATCGCCATAGCGACGGGTTGCCATGGTGGTTATTTGACATGCGACCACAAGGATATCTTGGACGCGCGTATGCATCGACCTATGCATCCGAGCTTGGCTTGTCGCCAAATCCAGAAGACTGGGCAGACGCTGATATTATTAAAGCCTTGTTAGCGCATGGGCATGATGCTGTAGGCAACTTATTAATAGGGGAGAGGGCAAGAAACCAATTCCTGGAGATGCCGCTACCGACCCCCGTCGATCGCGCGACGCATTTTACCACGCTCGCGTTGGCAGCCAGTTCCGGTGAAGCGCCGGGTTCATCTGCCGGAGGTGAACAACCGAAATTCTGCACCTATACAGAACGTGGCCATGTACTAGTGAAATTTACGGCTTTGGACGACAACCCCGTTAGCGAACGTTGGCGCGATCTGTTACAGGCCGAACATCTGGCGTTAAAAGTGCTCGGCGTCGAAACAGAAGTCTTTGATTTTAGTGGGCAGCGTTTCCTTGAGATCCCCCGGTTTGACCGTGTAGGCCCGCTCGGTCGAATCGGTCTCTTTTCTTTACGGGCGCTAGAGGCGGAATTTGTCGGGAAAGCGAGGGAGGCCTGGCCGATTTTAGTTAATGAGCTCATTAAGCAGGGATATATCCATCCTGATGCCGCCATTGAGACGGCTCGGCTTTGGGCGTTTGGCATGCTGATTGGCAATACCGACATGCACCACGGCAATCTGTCGTTCATCAGTAGCCACGGTCGTCCATACCGCCTTGCGCCAGCTTACGACATCCTGCCAATGGGTTTCGCGCCTAAATCAGGTGGCGAAATAGTGAATACACTGCGGCCAGCGACGCTACTTGACGTTATTAGCGGGGAAATCTGGCGGGAAGCGTTGGAACTGGCAGAGCACTTCTTCGCTTTAGTCCGCGATTGTCGTTGCTTCTCTGCCAATTTTACCCCATGTATTACGGCATTACGTCACCACCTTGACGAGGTTACGTCGCGTATATCGCGCCTGGGATAA
- a CDS encoding VF530 family protein — MAAHISNDPLHGVTLEMQVNALVARFGWVQLSKLININCFKNDPSVKSSLTFLRRTPWARAEVEALYRDTLASTAPGENDKFAVDSWAHSRINKR; from the coding sequence ATGGCTGCGCATATTTCTAACGATCCCTTGCACGGCGTCACGCTTGAAATGCAAGTCAACGCGCTGGTTGCCCGTTTTGGCTGGGTTCAACTGAGCAAACTCATTAATATCAATTGCTTTAAGAACGACCCAAGCGTGAAATCCAGTTTAACATTTTTGCGTCGCACGCCCTGGGCGAGAGCTGAAGTTGAAGCGTTATATCGGGATACGCTGGCTAGCACAGCGCCCGGAGAAAACGATAAGTTTGCCGTTGATTCCTGGGCGCATTCCCGTATCAACAAGCGCTAA